A stretch of Desulfitobacterium dichloroeliminans LMG P-21439 DNA encodes these proteins:
- a CDS encoding FapA family protein, whose translation MSEMAEKKDESLSNACSVCWKPDEKKYLIMLTDAVKFIVPAPQAGSLCINGESQQRAFKVEPGDVLEFYPTVFPGELNWDLEVRDQGFAAVAKVVHQRPGYYTLPDSIEEDMTIRFDEIIIWRDSKPQGQYSNEEKLQADLLNQGIIFGVFPSVWEAITAVQGIGEVLIAQGKAPTLPVHAQLVDLIAKKQPAQHEEQRVDYFASKINLIQAGQALARKIPGKPGIPGKNVYGQEIPAPLPKDFQLKLKKNVRLSEDGLEVIATIAGLPLRMDELSFGVEAVFMLNQDLDLAVGSIEFPGDVFVSGDVHDGLHIYSGGKVEIRGSTSRAEIRAEKGLNIYRNVLAGKLVVGARFVVRSKLLKDLQSLYDDLNACLLITIDFMKSPQAKSLREGQSLKVIIERRFPDLPKKATDLEKFLLSTKDELITQELIVFARTTKRFLTGLGPLEPQALPLLGRVNQAFKQLIDSMAFELPEKLDCNVDYVQGAIVECAGDFVCRKGSYNSVIQAAGDLKIEGVCRGGKIIAGGNVVIKELGGSGVSTTTVQFPGTKRLKVGYCHANVTIIVDKEIISMEEPYKSLEIYREEGRVAIERLKG comes from the coding sequence ATGTCAGAGATGGCGGAAAAGAAAGATGAGAGTTTATCGAATGCCTGCTCCGTATGCTGGAAACCCGATGAAAAAAAGTATCTTATTATGTTGACAGACGCAGTTAAGTTTATCGTGCCCGCCCCGCAGGCAGGGTCATTGTGTATCAATGGCGAATCTCAGCAAAGGGCATTTAAAGTGGAGCCAGGCGATGTTCTTGAGTTTTATCCTACGGTCTTTCCGGGAGAATTGAATTGGGATTTAGAAGTTCGCGATCAGGGATTCGCCGCAGTGGCCAAGGTTGTTCATCAAAGACCAGGATATTATACTCTTCCTGATAGTATTGAAGAGGATATGACCATTCGTTTTGATGAAATAATTATCTGGCGGGATTCTAAACCGCAAGGTCAATATTCGAATGAAGAAAAGCTTCAGGCAGATCTGCTGAACCAAGGAATTATTTTTGGCGTTTTTCCCTCGGTATGGGAGGCTATTACTGCCGTACAGGGTATCGGTGAGGTGCTCATAGCCCAAGGAAAGGCACCAACCTTACCTGTTCATGCCCAACTTGTGGACTTAATAGCCAAGAAACAGCCGGCTCAACATGAAGAGCAACGTGTGGATTATTTTGCCTCCAAGATCAATTTGATTCAGGCAGGACAAGCTTTAGCTCGCAAAATACCAGGCAAGCCCGGAATTCCCGGGAAGAATGTATATGGGCAGGAAATTCCGGCACCTTTGCCAAAGGATTTCCAATTAAAATTAAAGAAGAATGTCCGTTTATCTGAGGATGGACTGGAAGTAATAGCGACTATTGCAGGACTCCCCCTTCGTATGGACGAATTATCCTTTGGGGTAGAGGCTGTATTTATGCTTAATCAGGACCTTGACCTAGCGGTGGGAAGCATAGAATTCCCGGGCGATGTTTTTGTTTCGGGAGATGTCCATGATGGTTTACATATCTATTCAGGCGGAAAGGTTGAAATTCGAGGCTCGACTTCTCGAGCGGAGATCCGAGCGGAGAAGGGCCTCAACATATATCGCAATGTTTTGGCAGGCAAGTTAGTTGTGGGAGCACGTTTTGTCGTCCGTTCCAAGCTTCTAAAGGATTTGCAAAGTCTATATGATGATCTGAACGCCTGTTTATTGATCACGATTGATTTTATGAAGTCTCCCCAGGCTAAAAGTCTACGGGAAGGGCAAAGCCTTAAGGTTATTATCGAGCGGAGATTCCCGGATTTACCCAAGAAAGCTACTGACCTTGAGAAGTTTCTCTTGTCAACAAAGGATGAGCTGATTACTCAGGAGTTGATTGTTTTTGCACGTACGACGAAGCGTTTTTTGACAGGCTTAGGGCCTCTTGAGCCCCAAGCTCTACCTTTGCTCGGACGGGTTAATCAAGCATTCAAGCAGCTTATTGATAGTATGGCCTTTGAATTACCAGAAAAGCTCGATTGTAATGTCGACTATGTTCAAGGGGCTATCGTAGAATGCGCCGGCGATTTTGTCTGTCGGAAAGGTAGCTACAATTCGGTTATTCAAGCCGCAGGGGACCTCAAGATTGAAGGGGTCTGCCGAGGGGGCAAGATTATAGCGGGGGGCAATGTCGTGATTAAGGAACTTGGCGGATCGGGAGTAAGCACCACGACAGTCCAATTCCCCGGTACGAAGCGCTTGAAAGTTGGCTATTGCCACGCTAATGTCACGATTATTGTCGATAAAGAAATCATCTCAATGGAAGAGCCCTATAAATCACTGGAAATATATCGCGAGGAAGGCAGAGTAGCAATTGAACGTTTAAAGGGGTGA
- a CDS encoding LCP family protein, translated as MILLAVGVLLGFSVLTDLKIMPNSPNGQLTTEELKNSISVLLIGADQRPGEEKFNTDTIILATIDPKSARVSLLSIPRDTRVSIPGYKNIKINGVAPLTDLENLVDVVADLTGVPIAGYIQTNFNGFKQIIDTLGGITVDVEKDMYYETGDAVDGIINLQKGLQQLDGAQALQYARFRNDALADISRTARQQVVLKAVAEEMLQLSTLPKLPWLIPQLNDAVNSNVELRTMFKMSTTVVKFKDISILTQTLPGRFHDINGISYWDVDREEAQRVVSNLFRGITTEKVIDDTVIDLLEPIEPIDDNPLPQVPGSPVDPNGQESSEYQDAVPDAGNPQEEADVDGENREEEKESKPQEIPRIPENIQNPDEENTKKPNEPQTDVLLNKET; from the coding sequence ATGATTCTTCTTGCGGTCGGTGTTTTACTTGGATTTAGTGTGTTAACAGACTTGAAGATTATGCCAAATAGTCCGAATGGTCAATTAACGACTGAAGAGCTTAAGAATAGCATCAGTGTTCTTCTCATAGGCGCGGATCAGCGCCCGGGCGAGGAGAAGTTCAACACAGACACGATTATTTTGGCTACCATTGACCCAAAGAGCGCCCGGGTCAGTTTGTTATCAATACCTCGTGATACCCGGGTTTCAATTCCCGGCTATAAGAACATCAAAATCAATGGGGTAGCTCCATTAACGGATTTAGAAAACCTCGTGGATGTGGTTGCCGATCTTACAGGAGTTCCTATTGCAGGCTATATACAAACCAACTTTAACGGATTTAAGCAGATCATTGACACTTTAGGCGGGATTACCGTAGATGTTGAGAAGGATATGTATTATGAGACAGGAGATGCTGTCGATGGGATAATTAATCTGCAAAAAGGTCTTCAACAGTTAGATGGTGCACAAGCTTTGCAGTATGCACGTTTTCGAAATGACGCTTTGGCAGATATATCTCGGACCGCTAGGCAACAGGTTGTGCTCAAAGCTGTGGCGGAGGAAATGCTCCAGCTGAGTACCTTGCCCAAGCTTCCTTGGCTCATTCCCCAGTTGAATGATGCGGTAAATAGCAACGTTGAGTTGAGAACAATGTTCAAGATGTCGACAACGGTTGTGAAATTTAAAGACATCAGCATTCTAACCCAGACCTTACCCGGGCGATTTCATGATATCAATGGCATAAGTTACTGGGATGTTGATCGTGAGGAAGCCCAAAGGGTGGTAAGCAATCTTTTTCGCGGCATAACGACGGAAAAAGTGATCGATGACACGGTTATTGATTTGCTTGAGCCGATTGAGCCTATTGACGATAATCCATTGCCTCAGGTTCCGGGAAGCCCAGTTGACCCCAATGGTCAAGAATCTTCGGAATATCAGGATGCAGTTCCGGATGCGGGAAATCCTCAGGAAGAAGCAGACGTAGATGGGGAAAATAGGGAGGAAGAGAAAGAAAGTAAACCGCAAGAAATCCCAAGAATTCCAGAGAATATCCAAAATCCAGATGAAGAAAATACCAAAAAACCAAATGAACCACAGACAGATGTGTTATTAAACAAGGAAACGTAG
- a CDS encoding adaptor protein MecA, translating to MRIQKVNDNTIRIFISFTELADREITMADLLQRSQRSEQLFWELISQAREEVEFNLDQPFWIQATASSNEEFVITVIKQEDVIEAIPKEKENKRPSRSKATEWVYVFADLEDVLSVVRRMPDISRVRSSLFEFDGEYYLVVSHLGSGKKKQIAEALLDEYGELVDVAKIFLEEHGKVILKERALQNLKSHFKF from the coding sequence ATGCGTATTCAAAAAGTCAATGATAATACAATCCGCATCTTTATTTCCTTTACCGAACTTGCCGACCGAGAGATTACTATGGCGGATCTTTTACAAAGATCCCAACGAAGTGAGCAACTCTTTTGGGAATTGATTTCACAGGCAAGGGAAGAAGTGGAGTTTAATCTGGACCAACCCTTCTGGATACAAGCTACGGCATCTTCTAACGAAGAATTCGTGATTACGGTTATCAAACAAGAAGATGTCATCGAAGCAATACCAAAAGAGAAGGAAAACAAGAGACCAAGCCGTTCAAAAGCTACGGAGTGGGTCTATGTTTTTGCTGATTTGGAGGATGTCCTGTCCGTTGTGAGGCGAATGCCTGATATTTCCCGTGTTCGCTCCAGCCTCTTTGAGTTTGATGGGGAATACTATCTTGTCGTTAGCCATTTAGGCTCTGGTAAGAAGAAACAAATAGCGGAAGCCTTATTGGATGAATATGGTGAGTTGGTCGATGTCGCTAAGATTTTCCTAGAAGAACATGGGAAAGTGATTCTGAAGGAACGCGCCCTACAAAACTTGAAAAGCCATTTCAAATTTTAG
- a CDS encoding DUF362 domain-containing protein translates to MISDVYFTSMKITQGQSLLVKLEKLIRRSGILKGIEKDDMVAIKLHFGERGNLAYVRPQFVRRVVDQVKKAGGRPFLTDANTLYVGSRSNAIDHLETAIENGFDYSVVGAPLVIADGLNGKDYVSVPVNLKHFKEVKIGSAAVHADALIAISHFKGHEATGFGGTLKNVGMGLGSRAGKQQQHSDILPQIDTERCTACGRCRSWCPASAITVGDKARIDASLCIGCGECAVTCTFKAIAVNWKTTPDVIQEKIVEYTVGALKEKERKSGFITFVNNVSPICDCVSWNDIPIVQDIGILASEDPVAIDQAAVDLVNQAHGNPYSILGERHHETDKFRVIHPEVDWSVQLDYGESVGLGSRKYNLITLS, encoded by the coding sequence ATGATTTCGGATGTGTATTTTACAAGTATGAAAATCACACAAGGTCAAAGCCTTCTGGTGAAACTAGAAAAACTGATCCGTCGGTCGGGTATTCTCAAAGGCATTGAGAAGGATGATATGGTTGCGATAAAGCTTCATTTTGGCGAGAGAGGTAACCTCGCTTACGTCAGACCCCAGTTTGTACGGCGAGTCGTGGATCAGGTGAAAAAAGCCGGAGGACGCCCGTTCTTAACGGATGCGAATACCCTCTATGTGGGGTCTCGTTCGAATGCTATTGATCACCTGGAAACAGCGATTGAAAATGGGTTTGATTATTCTGTAGTGGGGGCCCCTTTAGTGATTGCCGACGGGCTAAATGGGAAAGACTATGTATCAGTACCAGTAAACTTAAAGCATTTTAAAGAGGTAAAGATTGGTAGTGCTGCAGTTCATGCTGACGCCCTGATTGCGATTTCGCACTTTAAAGGCCATGAAGCCACCGGTTTTGGCGGTACCTTAAAGAACGTAGGGATGGGCTTGGGAAGTCGTGCCGGGAAGCAACAGCAGCACTCGGATATACTTCCGCAAATTGATACTGAGCGTTGTACGGCTTGTGGTCGCTGTCGGAGTTGGTGCCCTGCCTCGGCCATAACAGTTGGGGATAAAGCAAGGATTGATGCCAGTCTTTGTATAGGCTGTGGCGAATGTGCAGTAACCTGTACTTTTAAGGCTATAGCCGTGAACTGGAAGACCACTCCGGATGTGATCCAGGAGAAAATCGTGGAGTACACTGTGGGTGCTTTAAAAGAAAAAGAGAGAAAGAGCGGGTTCATCACCTTCGTTAACAATGTCTCCCCAATCTGTGATTGCGTGAGTTGGAATGACATACCGATTGTGCAGGATATTGGAATTTTAGCCTCTGAAGATCCGGTAGCCATTGATCAAGCCGCTGTAGATCTTGTCAATCAAGCTCATGGGAACCCTTATTCGATATTGGGAGAGCGTCATCACGAAACAGATAAGTTCAGGGTCATTCACCCTGAAGTTGATTGGTCTGTTCAATTAGATTACGGTGAGAGTGTGGGCTTAGGGTCCAGAAAATATAATCTCATCACCCTATCTTAA
- a CDS encoding lytic transglycosylase domain-containing protein: protein MNSAEALLLYQLQSMNNAWQDSAKSGNKGIDGTQAMLFATLLQSALAGEEGLDSGAGMALEALAGMGMEMGSPTGLSMTDYSQLSTMNLLGLGQTLSGSVANPYAGYTHSRPFDGIDALGSSQSLPSSQYRPDQPEIERLISEAGQRHGVDPNLIRQVVIAESNFNPKAVSSAGAMGLMQLMPGTAKSYGVTDPFNPAQNLDGGTHFLKDLLERFNGNIPLALAGYNAGPGAVEKYNGIPPYNETQNYVKKIIAALGKLDAQI, encoded by the coding sequence ATGAATAGTGCGGAAGCATTGCTTCTTTACCAGCTCCAAAGTATGAATAATGCTTGGCAGGATTCTGCCAAGAGTGGGAATAAGGGAATTGATGGAACTCAGGCGATGCTTTTTGCAACTTTGCTGCAGTCGGCATTAGCTGGTGAAGAAGGATTGGACTCCGGCGCTGGAATGGCTTTAGAAGCTTTGGCAGGCATGGGTATGGAGATGGGTTCCCCAACTGGATTATCGATGACTGATTATTCTCAGCTGTCTACCATGAATCTTCTTGGGCTAGGACAAACTTTGTCCGGTTCAGTAGCTAACCCATACGCAGGATATACTCATAGTCGTCCTTTTGATGGGATCGATGCTCTTGGCAGTTCTCAATCGTTACCCAGCTCGCAATACCGACCGGATCAACCTGAAATTGAACGGCTAATTTCTGAAGCAGGGCAACGGCATGGAGTTGACCCCAATCTTATTCGTCAAGTTGTGATTGCAGAATCTAATTTTAATCCTAAAGCGGTTTCCTCTGCGGGAGCCATGGGCCTAATGCAACTTATGCCTGGTACAGCTAAGAGCTATGGAGTGACGGACCCATTTAATCCGGCTCAGAATCTAGACGGAGGAACTCATTTCTTGAAGGATCTATTGGAGCGATTCAATGGCAATATTCCCTTGGCCTTAGCAGGCTATAATGCAGGCCCAGGGGCAGTTGAGAAATACAATGGGATTCCTCCCTATAATGAAACTCAGAATTATGTGAAGAAGATCATTGCTGCCTTGGGAAAACTAGATGCTCAAATATAA
- a CDS encoding chemotaxis protein CheW, with the protein MANQVVIFELGQEEYGMPIEIVREITRLGDIRPIPKAPEYVKGLINLRGSAIPLIDLHVRFGVANKKNAANIAESVVDDFALITEVDGFLVGFAVDQVKEVRIFEDVAPPPPLVTAPFIGGIVNLPDRIIMILIPNKILEQTELQGISQLI; encoded by the coding sequence ATGGCTAATCAAGTCGTCATATTTGAATTAGGGCAGGAAGAGTATGGAATGCCCATCGAAATCGTGCGTGAAATAACTCGCTTAGGGGATATTCGACCAATACCCAAAGCGCCTGAATATGTCAAAGGGTTAATCAACTTGCGCGGCTCGGCAATTCCTTTAATTGATTTGCATGTTCGTTTTGGAGTGGCCAATAAAAAGAATGCTGCGAATATTGCTGAGTCCGTGGTAGATGACTTCGCCTTGATTACAGAGGTCGATGGCTTTCTCGTCGGCTTTGCGGTTGACCAAGTTAAGGAAGTGCGCATCTTCGAAGATGTAGCTCCTCCGCCTCCCTTAGTCACTGCTCCGTTTATAGGTGGTATTGTCAATCTTCCGGATCGAATTATCATGATTTTGATTCCCAACAAAATTCTCGAACAAACAGAACTTCAAGGGATTTCCCAATTAATCTAA
- the flgF gene encoding flagellar basal-body rod protein FlgF, translating into MIKGLYTGAAGMLAAQTQSEIIADNVANIRTPGYKAEESSNKAFPELLMMRTSTENEIPGNTVIGGMGTGVVVDQVTRMNVQGALQTTDLTTDLALTSEALFVVETPNGERYTRNGQFQLNAEGMLQTADGNPVLGEEGPIGPLSRDFSVDTNGAIYDGGVLVDQLRLVQIPNEELIREGQSLYTSNQAVQAWQGEPGIRQGFLEGSNVDLTGQMVKMITVMRAYEANQKVIQTQDSTLDKAVNEIGRIV; encoded by the coding sequence ATGATCAAAGGACTATATACAGGTGCAGCGGGAATGCTTGCTGCCCAGACACAGAGCGAGATTATCGCGGATAATGTAGCCAATATACGAACACCCGGCTATAAAGCCGAAGAATCTAGCAACAAGGCTTTTCCGGAACTGCTGATGATGAGAACAAGTACTGAAAATGAGATTCCAGGAAATACAGTGATCGGAGGCATGGGGACAGGGGTGGTGGTGGATCAAGTCACCCGCATGAATGTTCAAGGTGCCCTTCAAACTACAGATTTAACAACAGACTTGGCTCTTACCTCAGAGGCACTTTTTGTGGTCGAAACTCCCAATGGCGAGCGCTACACTCGGAATGGACAGTTTCAATTGAATGCAGAGGGCATGCTGCAAACGGCGGATGGCAATCCTGTCCTTGGTGAAGAGGGGCCTATTGGGCCTTTGAGCCGAGATTTTTCTGTGGATACTAATGGAGCTATTTATGATGGAGGAGTATTGGTCGATCAGTTGAGGTTGGTACAGATTCCAAATGAAGAGTTGATTCGGGAGGGCCAATCACTGTATACCTCAAACCAAGCGGTTCAAGCTTGGCAAGGTGAGCCGGGTATTCGCCAAGGCTTTCTGGAGGGTTCCAATGTAGATTTGACCGGCCAGATGGTTAAGATGATTACAGTGATGCGGGCTTATGAGGCCAATCAGAAGGTCATCCAGACTCAAGACTCGACTTTAGATAAAGCGGTGAATGAAATCGGCAGGATCGTCTAA
- the flgB gene encoding flagellar basal body rod protein FlgB: MSDWLNTPMFNVLEKSMDAASLRQKVLADNIANVDTPDFKRSDVDFDTLLGQAIGKVDGELPLKVTAERHLQKTELNTSGVVNDESTTYRNDGNNVDIDREMVNVAENGIYYNSVTRAISAQLSNLRTVIGQR; this comes from the coding sequence ATGTCAGATTGGTTGAATACACCGATGTTTAATGTTTTAGAGAAGAGCATGGACGCCGCTAGCTTAAGGCAAAAGGTGCTGGCCGATAATATTGCCAATGTGGATACCCCGGATTTTAAGCGGTCCGATGTGGATTTTGACACTCTTCTGGGACAGGCTATTGGCAAGGTTGATGGTGAGCTTCCTTTAAAAGTCACGGCCGAACGGCATCTTCAAAAGACGGAACTCAATACCAGCGGGGTTGTCAACGATGAAAGCACGACCTATCGCAACGACGGTAATAACGTGGATATCGATCGGGAAATGGTTAATGTGGCCGAAAATGGGATTTACTACAATTCCGTGACCCGGGCGATTTCCGCTCAGTTATCCAACTTACGAACGGTAATCGGACAAAGATAA
- a CDS encoding flagellar hook-basal body protein gives MRILNTAATGVRAQQMALDTLGNNISNVNTPGYKAQRVEFAEALASEMRPAGQQFNEQAVGDRLPVGAGVILPTISSNFKQGTIMSTGNPFDLAIEGEGFFPVRTADGTSGYTRVGNFQTDAQGKLVNADGYILELRIPTEAIDLYVNETGKITGFIDEEERVFGQVVIDDAEGEGYYPEGPIEVDESGRPMDWNGDLLTAALVIPPGVEEVQIDSNGVIRGTIDGNLETLGQINLASFANPEGLVKGGDNLYLTPEAPGVTGEELIGTPGSQVQERNVGMLRTQSLEQSNVDLAAAMTDLIQVQRAYQINARMITNGDQMWSMANSLRR, from the coding sequence TTGCGAATTCTTAATACAGCGGCCACAGGGGTTCGAGCCCAGCAAATGGCCTTAGATACTCTCGGCAACAATATTTCCAACGTGAATACCCCCGGCTATAAGGCACAGCGGGTGGAATTTGCGGAAGCCTTAGCTTCGGAAATGAGACCCGCCGGTCAGCAATTTAATGAACAAGCCGTCGGAGATCGTCTTCCTGTGGGGGCAGGGGTAATCTTACCGACCATCAGCTCTAATTTTAAACAGGGGACGATTATGAGTACGGGAAATCCCTTTGATCTGGCTATTGAAGGTGAAGGATTTTTTCCTGTACGCACTGCGGATGGCACTAGTGGCTATACACGAGTAGGGAATTTCCAAACGGATGCCCAAGGAAAACTAGTCAATGCCGATGGCTATATCCTTGAACTGCGGATTCCTACAGAGGCTATCGATTTATATGTGAATGAGACAGGCAAGATCACCGGCTTTATCGATGAAGAGGAACGGGTTTTTGGCCAGGTCGTAATCGATGATGCGGAAGGTGAGGGGTATTATCCAGAAGGACCCATTGAAGTTGATGAGTCGGGGCGGCCGATGGACTGGAATGGGGATTTGCTGACAGCGGCTCTTGTGATTCCCCCAGGTGTAGAAGAAGTCCAGATCGACAGCAACGGAGTAATCAGGGGAACCATAGATGGAAATCTGGAGACCTTGGGGCAGATCAATCTTGCGAGTTTTGCCAATCCCGAGGGCTTAGTCAAGGGTGGGGATAACCTCTATCTAACACCTGAAGCCCCGGGGGTTACCGGGGAAGAGCTGATCGGGACGCCGGGTAGCCAAGTTCAGGAGCGCAACGTAGGTATGCTGCGGACTCAGTCCCTGGAGCAATCCAATGTGGATTTAGCCGCAGCTATGACTGATCTTATTCAAGTGCAACGAGCGTACCAGATTAATGCCCGTATGATTACGAATGGAGATCAGATGTGGAGCATGGCAAACTCCCTAAGGAGGTAA
- a CDS encoding flagellar hook protein FlgE — protein sequence MLRSLYSAISGLKNHQVKMDVIGNNIANVNTTGFKRSRVTFSTMLSQTMKGAGSPSANQGGTNPAQIGLGSMLSSIDQIMTEGSSQSTGKNTDMMIQGKGFFVLQNNGETVYSRAGAFTQDNDGTLVEPGTGAKVMGYMYGVERMVDDSTTTDVDESKIDWTQLEAIRFNIGENPPLVTPAAISIPRDAWAKSGDSWVYSNPSLIGATATITGGGTLDSARGTITVPPTGTDPTLSTTAYNTFTITNHDAKYADGTDIPLATLSSFSIDSKGAITGVYSNGDASATRIIGQVAVANFANEAGLQNLGNSFYAASNNSGAASIAGAGEDGRGAIIPSTVEMSNVDLSQEFTDMIVTQRGFQANSRVITVSDSLLQELIDLKRG from the coding sequence ATGTTACGTTCTTTGTATTCAGCAATTTCCGGGTTGAAAAACCATCAGGTTAAAATGGACGTTATCGGTAATAACATCGCTAATGTCAATACTACAGGCTTTAAGCGCAGCCGGGTTACATTTTCCACCATGCTCAGCCAAACCATGAAGGGTGCAGGCTCGCCCTCAGCCAACCAAGGGGGAACCAATCCGGCTCAAATCGGCTTGGGTTCCATGCTGAGCTCTATCGACCAAATTATGACAGAAGGAAGCTCCCAATCCACAGGAAAAAACACGGATATGATGATTCAGGGTAAAGGATTTTTTGTCTTACAGAATAACGGAGAGACCGTGTATAGTCGGGCTGGAGCCTTCACACAAGATAATGACGGTACCTTGGTTGAACCGGGGACAGGGGCAAAGGTCATGGGATATATGTATGGTGTGGAAAGAATGGTAGATGATAGTACCACAACAGATGTTGATGAGTCAAAGATAGATTGGACACAACTAGAAGCCATTAGATTTAATATTGGCGAAAATCCTCCACTTGTTACGCCGGCGGCGATAAGTATTCCCAGAGATGCTTGGGCTAAGTCTGGGGACTCTTGGGTATATTCTAATCCTTCATTAATTGGCGCGACTGCAACTATTACTGGCGGCGGCACATTAGACAGCGCACGGGGAACCATCACAGTACCACCCACCGGCACTGATCCAACATTAAGCACCACTGCTTATAATACTTTTACGATCACAAACCATGACGCAAAATACGCCGATGGCACGGATATCCCACTAGCAACCTTAAGTAGCTTCTCCATAGATTCCAAGGGAGCCATTACTGGAGTCTATAGTAATGGTGATGCTTCCGCGACTCGCATAATCGGGCAAGTGGCTGTCGCCAATTTTGCCAATGAAGCTGGTTTGCAAAACCTCGGCAATAGCTTTTATGCGGCCTCCAATAACTCGGGTGCGGCATCAATAGCTGGCGCGGGTGAAGATGGCCGTGGAGCTATCATTCCCAGCACCGTAGAAATGTCTAACGTGGATCTCTCTCAAGAGTTCACAGACATGATTGTGACTCAGCGGGGATTCCAAGCTAATTCTCGGGTTATCACTGTATCGGACTCCTTATTGCAGGAGCTTATTGATCTTAAACGTGGATAA
- a CDS encoding flagellar hook capping FlgD N-terminal domain-containing protein, protein MGNTIDPNYKSNAPTSAPKSSAFSDATKEVMGKDDFLRLLVTELSNQDPLSPMDNKDMITQMAQFSSLEQMNNVASSMESMSSAFSSLFQHSLLGQGAALIGKYVAGMDVDTENIVEGVVESVQWLDGNPQLVIKKADGTYSAVEMNEIISVADEAMTAESGEPPKDPTDATDPTDPEVPDTGETDTEMQV, encoded by the coding sequence ATGGGGAACACGATTGATCCTAATTACAAATCCAATGCTCCCACGTCTGCACCAAAAAGTAGTGCTTTTTCCGATGCTACTAAGGAAGTCATGGGTAAGGATGATTTTTTAAGGCTACTGGTCACTGAACTCAGCAACCAAGACCCTCTTTCACCCATGGATAATAAAGATATGATTACCCAAATGGCTCAGTTCAGCTCACTTGAGCAAATGAATAATGTAGCAAGTTCTATGGAAAGTATGTCGAGCGCCTTTTCCTCCCTTTTCCAGCATTCACTCCTGGGTCAAGGAGCTGCTCTGATCGGCAAGTATGTCGCCGGAATGGATGTAGACACTGAGAACATCGTGGAAGGGGTTGTGGAATCCGTCCAATGGTTGGATGGTAATCCCCAATTGGTGATTAAAAAGGCTGATGGTACCTATAGCGCAGTGGAAATGAATGAGATTATTTCCGTGGCCGATGAAGCGATGACTGCAGAGTCAGGAGAGCCACCTAAAGACCCTACCGATGCAACTGATCCGACAGATCCGGAGGTTCCGGATACTGGCGAGACAGATACGGAGATGCAGGTATAG